DNA from Alnus glutinosa chromosome 2, dhAlnGlut1.1, whole genome shotgun sequence:
CTTATAGAATGAAAACACTTGCTAAAGAGAAAACTATTGTCCGACAACATTTTGATTTTAAGTGCATAATCGTGTGTGTGAGCGAGGCTAAAATGATTAAAAACATAATATGCAATCTAAATTAATTACAGACCCTTTACGCGAACTTTGAGCATTTACTATTAAGAtcaaacgaagaaaaaaaaaatgatgcagcTACTTTGTTCTAAATGAAGTCACAATAACTGCACATCTGCAACTATAAAGAAGGTAATTACAGACCCTTTATGCAGTTTTCCAGAAGATCAACTAAAAATAAAGATGAGTTGGAATGGAAGACGTAAACATGATGCAGCTACTTTGTTCTAAATGAAGTCACAATAACTGCACATCTACAACTATAAAGAAGGTAATTTGTTAGTTATTTGGGTTTTTGGGAAGAAGATTCAATAACTTAAAATTAACCCAAGTCACAACCCTTGTGGTTTCACCAGGAAGAAATATCATTACTAGCATGCATACACTTTAAAATCCTAATTTTATTACACACCACTAGTTCCCTACAAGCAATCATGAAGAAGAGCAGTTTTCTCAGAATTTATATGCATTTTTCTATTTATCTAACCAGATGTACAAAAACTCTTATAGTCTTATTCAAGAGCTTATATGACCGTTCAAATTGTGGGTTTGCAAATTAAATTTTTCATCATTCACATTGCTTGGCAATCTTATTTGAAAGCTAAGGAAGCCATGACCTTAAGCTTGTTACCGAAGATTGTGGGCATCCACATCTAAGCTGAACCAGTCAAATTGTGAAAAGCACTAAGCTTGATAATCTTTATTAGAATCTCAATATCCTACCTTCCAAGTGAACTTACCAATAACATATTCCTCCAGGAATTACAGAAACAAGCATGGAAGGACGCAAACTTGACACTGGAAAACAGACATATAGATATGGCCATAAACCACATAAAAAGAAATACGTGGGGTTAAAGCCTCCTATCGCAGCGCCCAATAACCCATAAAACGGTAAAATTGTTGAATGCGTTAACAcaattttattcacaaattaGCAGAAGTAGAGAAGAATAAGATTTACCTGCCCTAATAAGTGCATCCAAGAGCTCTTCCGGTGTAATGCAGCCATTATGTTCAACATCTATGGCTTGAAAAATGCAGTAAAGCTCGAGCTCTTTATCGTCCATGTAGCGCTTAAACTCTTGGTAATCAACACGACCATCTTTATTGGCATCACAGACATTCAACAAATCCTTGGCATACTTGTACTGGGAGGGTATTTGGAGTGCAGAGAGGCCAGCCTCAATCTGGGCATAGTCCAAATACCCGGCATTTGCAGtgtcaaagaaattaaagagacaACGGATTCTGACGTCCCTCTCTTCCTTGGTCTCTCGCAAGGCCAACAGGACATGATCCATAGAGACTGGCCCTGGTTTCCTCACAGGATTGCAGCACTCTTTCTTTGGCTTTGCCTCCATTCTAATAAAAACCTAAGCTACCATAAAACAAACACACTTCTTGCCCTCTCTTAACTTCAACTAAAGACTGTTTGAGAATTGGGATCAAAATGTGTTCTTGGGATAACACAAAGCTAACCCCTTTGTAATGCACAAATTAATGACATCAGATGCAGACCCAAATGAACCCTAATTAGAACCTTTTCGCTCTTTATCAATCTGACAATTCCCTGTCTCTTCTCTTTCGACGGAAAATCTAATTCCCGTTCAAAGTAGCAAATGTGATTGAAGCGCACATACAAAATTTCAAGGAGATCGAATCGAATTATAAAATACGTGTGAAAaatagagggaaaaaaaataaaaaataaaaatcaggtCAAAAAAGGTAAATGGAATTCAAACGCGAAACGACTGGAAAACGCACCGAAAACGCAATGGAGAATGTTCAAAAGGGGACGAGACGGCGAAGATTCAGAAACATGGTCAAAATCCCCACGTACGCGTCCATCACTTCGCCGGCAATGAGAGGGATGGCCGGCTATAAGATCATCTCGGGGAGAGAGCAGAgagggaaggggggggggggggggggggagagagagagagagagatttttgtggactatatatttaattttattttcgaaagtaaaaagaaaagaaaaatgtgagtGTTATGAATCGAACAATGTTACAATATAGTGGGGAGTACTCAGTACttgaatttttgttctttttattatttatcttttgaATTTTAAGCATTTTCCAATGTGATATCTTTTGCGTTTGTCATTGGTACGCATATTCTTTGGTGTCCGCTGTAGCGTGAGTTTTCCAACCGGGAGTGCGGATGGGTagcacagttttttttttttttttttttttaataaattattttaacagtatttaaataattaaattttattatttgcatcACCTAGTATAAGGgacttataataaaataaaatttatccccaaacatttttaatttttatgcagGATTTCACTTGGAAAGATTCTACGACTTGTACCGGTCCAACTTGAGTCGGAATATAGGACTTTTGGGGGCCAGACCTGACCCCAATCAAGGCTCAAGAGCCCAACCCCCAAACTTCATCTTTAGCTTTCATTAGCATTAGCAGTGTGAATTTTGGTTTCACCAACTGTTTTGTGTCGTGTCCAACAACACCAAGACCAAAAAGCACATAGGTCTGTCACGTTAACCGCGTGCGTATCAAGTTTAGAACAAGAGCTAAATTCCCTGTGACCATTCCTTGCAAAGAGGGGGGGCCGGAGTAGAAGACACGTGAATTTGCACTTTGCTAATGGGCATAATTTACATAACATAAAGCATCATGTCATATTCTACATTGAAAAAGGGCCGAAAGGCTAATGTACAATCATTGTCGAAGCTTTATTCTAGCGATTTCTAAGGCTGCCTTGGCTGCTTTTCGCTCTTGTTCCCTCCGCTGACGAAGCTTCATTGCCTCTTCTGCTTCTCGAGATAGAGCCTGCAAACTCTTTTGGGAATCCAACATATCCCAATAAATCTCACCCACACGAGCCTCTAGCTCCTTAGTCTCAGCTTCACAACTGGACAACTGATTCTCAACTCGTACAAGCCAGTCCTTCAAACTGGAAGTCCTTTTACGAAGGGATTTAAGGCGCTGATTGGAGGCTATAAAGGCGGTCACTGTTTCAGCATGGATGCTAGAAATATCATCATACCTAACTTTCTCATTATTGCACCGCTCGATCAACTCTTGCCAAGAATGTTCTTCGTCCACTGACTGTTCTATATCAGCAAGTGATGATGCACAGGCAATGAATTCCCTCACACGCTCATGAAAATGTGTATAATTAACTGATAGACAATCCAAAACTTTAAAAGTAGATCCGACTGCCACTGCCATGGACTCATGTTTAAGCGGATCCATAGACTCAAGACTGGTAAGAAGCAGATTTCGGAGATGCAACTCTATCTGATCAAGCATGTTGGAGTTGGCTTTTATGCTGCCTTCAACAATAGGGGGAGGACTTTTGGCGTTTGACCACTCCCGAGAAACATCACTCAAAGCCTCAGCATCCCAACCAGATATTTGCGGGGATGGCTTGTCAAATTCAGTAAGCGAAGTACTATGAGGCAGCTCAGTAAAGTATTCATTACTATACACATCTTTATCTTCAGGAATGAAGATGGAATCAAAAGAAGGGAAAACACCTGTCAAAAATATGAATCAGAATCATAACGAAAGATGAGAGggagaaaaaaccaaaacaatggCATGTAAAATCATATTTACAGCAAAAGAAAGGCTTCGGTAGTGGAACTGATAAACATCGAGAAGGAGGGAAAGTGAGCCGGCCCCACCAACCCAATATAAGAACACCAGCAATTTGACTGGTACAATCTgtccaaaaacaaaaggagacAATGGTGGGCAagtaagcaaaaaagaaaaaagaaaaacagcaaGAGAAACATACTGTTAGAACGTAGATAAACACGAGAAATTACCTCCTGTAGATGTGTCTCCAGAAGCAGTAGTCTGCCTCCGGAACCGTGTCTGCCAGTGATGCATTCCAACAAGAGATGTTTGACAGGAAATTAGGAATGCTTTCTTCATAATGGGATTCCTTAATTCAGCTTCCAGCATGACTAGGTCTTGAAGATTCCAAGAGACCTTAACATGTGATGGATCAAGACACTCGGTTTCTTCATGTTTTCCCCTCTCCGTGAGGGGTTCTTGTAGATCAAGACATTCTGTGGAGGTTTCATCATGTTGTCCCCTCTCTGTGAGGGGTTCTTGTTCTCTCTCACAAAGTCCAGGTACAACCATGTAAGTTGAGGAATGTTGATGATTTTCCATCTCCACCGACTCAAACTCCATCCTCTCCGGGTGCTCAATACTCAAATTACTAGAGTCATTGACCAACTGATGGCTTCTCAAAGTACTCTTTGCAGACATGTCATGTTTGCTTTTCTCTAGAAGATCCTCCCATTGGAGGAAAGGACAAGCTCCAAATCCCTGTCTCAAAGCCGCAGTCCATTAATTAGATATCAACTGACACGTGAAAGAATGGAATAATccacaatattaaaaaatgCCATACGTAACAGGATAATGGAGGATTGCTCTCCTAAAATGCTTCTGATAGGAACTGTAGGTGTTGAGAAACCTAATCCAAAATACTTGGATTAGTGTTAGCTATGGAAGTGGTAGAGGAGTGTTGGGGCAGAAGTCGCCGAAGTCATCTTTATCATTCTTTATCTTATTTGCTTCTTATCTAGTCGTTCAGTAGTAGCGTCTATCTTATCTGCATCTTATCTAATAGTTCAGTAGCAGTAGAGGAATGGGGATCAGTATTGTAATCGTAGTGCATTAGTCTTCCATTCgttttctatttgttttctATAAGTAGCAGAGCTTGGTTGGATTAGTGTTAGCTATGGAAGTGGTAGAGGAGTGTTGGGGCAGAAGTCGCCGAAGTCATCTTTATCATTCTTTATCTTATTTGCTTCTTATCTAGTCGTTCAGTAGTAGCGTCTATCTTATCTGCATCTTATCTAATAGTTCAGTAGCAGTAGAGGAATGGGGACCAGTATTGTAATCGTAGCGCATTAGTCTTCCattcattttctatttgttttctATAAGTAGCAGAGCTTGGCAAGGGGAAGAGATTCATTGAGTAATTTATTCAAACATCTTGTGTGTACTGGCGACTCCTACCTTAAGTGGAGaattattgaataaaattcCTTTCCTCGACTACATATCTTCCATCAAACACAACCCAGCCCATCCAAGCTCTATCAGCTTTGGTGGGGTTTCTCTCACTTCATTTTTATCTGTCCGAGTTTAAGGAGAAGGTGCTCTACAGGAAGTGGAAAATTGGGCAAGACCCACTTATAGGTATCTTTGCAACATATATTTCATAATATTTAATGCCAAAAGTGAAACCACCACAGGACCAGAACATGTAAGTTGCATCTTCAAAACTGAGAGAACTTATATCACAAAACATCACCTTATGATTAATGGGATGATTATAGTCAAGGTGAGCTCGTCAAAGTTCATAATACACTCCAGCATTCCCCAGCTTGTTGATGAAATCAACGGAAGTGtacattaaattgaaaatacAACCGTGATATAGCATGTTTATAAAGTCACACTCCATCAAGTACAAAGGACTAAGTGATTATTCAGGCAAATCAACAGCAGATACCAAAGCCGCTGAGTACTTTTGGTACCAATAACTCAAGTACTTCGGACATGCGGATAACTGAAATATAATCAAATGCTTCAATTGTGCAAAGCAATTGAAACCCCATGACAAGTGCCAATCAGAAACCAATTTTAGGCAACCGTGTTTTTATAAGAATATTCTTAGCATACGCCATGGTTAAAGAAACACTCAAAATAGTGTGTTTCATTGAAGTGGGCAAACTTAAGGTGTTCATTGCTCAAATATATATCTATAccacagggaaaaaaaaaggttcataaAAAGCAACATTTAGGCAAAaccactacaaaacaaacttGTGCATGCCATATATATAGATGAGCAAGAATTTGGAGCTAGCCGATGTGAATCATCAGTGCATACCTTCTTGATTGGGCAAACAAAACAGCTTCGACCCGCATCTGGCCCATCCTTCACCGTAATCCTTTGACAGACTCCAGCGCCACAAGAACACAGAGGGAAGACTCTCGAAGGAGGAGGAGACATGCTAGTTTCACCATTTGTTACTTGGTCGCACCACTTGAAAAACCCACATTGACTACCCTATTAATGTCAAATAATAGTCCATAAATAAACATCAAAACCGCAGATTTTATGCAGGGAGTACgctaagaaaagaaagaaagcaaaagcaaataaacaaaaattaactacTGTGATTGGGCAAGTGTAGAACTTTCTGCCGGGGTTCTTGTCCGTTTTGGAAGTCCGTACAAGGCAATTTCCACGGCCACAGAGACATCGAATGAGGGGTGGATCAGGACCCCCTGAGAAGGAGGAGGGGCGGCCAGCAGTAGCATTAATGGCAGCGAAGGGCTGAGATTTCATATGGGCCGGGGGCGTCTTCAAGGGGCAATCTCTAACCCAGTGACCTGGCTGGCGGCAGTGGAAACAGGCGTTGTCTTGCATTCTCGGTGAAACCGCAAGTGCAAGAGACTTCGATGACAATGAGGCTAAGGAATTGTTGCTGCTATGTCCAGGATTGATCACTAAAAGGACGCAACTTTACATTTTGAGACAGCAAGTGAGAGGAAGCCCAGTGACCGtggcttttttaaaaaaaaaaactacgcTACCCTTCGAACTGCCTATCCGAAAGAGCAACGCTTTCTTCCGAATTGGATGAGGATGAGGGGACAACTCACCCCACGTCCTGCCCTGTCCCTACGAAATCAAAATCAGCGGCTGCTTCTTTTCTTCCAATTCGGCGTTTGTGCCGCCAGTGCATTTGGCGATATTCCTCGCTGCTGTTTCGAACCCAGTTAACTTTTTCCTCTTCCTGACGTTTCTGTTGCTGTTGAAGTGTTGGAATTGACGACCAGTAGAAATCTTACAAGAAGATGAGATATCGAAGGTGTTGCAAATGAAAAATTCTTAAGCGGGATAGGTACACGAAAACGGCATGAGTCGCAGAGGGAGAAGGGAGAGGCAGTGGCAGAGGTAGGCTTCGACGAAGACGAAGACAATGGAGAGCTTGTTAGTGCCACTTGACAAACTTACACAACTTCATCGCCTTTGGTGGCAGCTAAAGGGTAAAGTTGCTCACAAAGGGCGTTCTTTAAGGAGTCTTTCTCAACGAAGGTACTCTTTCTGTCACTTCCAGTCAATTCTCGCCTTTGGTAGTGCCTTGTTTGTTAAGTTACATAACAGTATACAGTAATGCGTATACtgtttatatactttttttctttttttttcttttttttttaatttttcaatactaaccaacatcaaaacattctcacttttttttttttatatcacatcaataattttttattactattcaaataaaaaaaattcactacaatataaaactttttcacttttttatatcacatcatcactttttactaatttcaaaattaacaacccactactctgttctgttctgttctatACAGTACATGGCTTTGCTAAACAAGCTCATGATTGCGTTTGGAATTTCGATTTTacagacaataagtgcgattttaaattaaattacagaacataaatcgtttgggaactacgtttttaaaaattgagatttgaaaatgcagaaaatctgtcttttcaaatcgcatgtaaaatagtgttttttttaaaacgcataattttaaaggctaatttacgattttaaatgttaaactgtaattttgtcaaacacttaactgcgtttttaaaaattactttttttaaatcgaACATTTTAatatcgtgattttaaatcgtactttttgaaatcgcaaacccaaacagaccctaaatAAATGGCTTTTTTTGATAAAACAACACGTGATTGTCACATGTATAAAtaatatatgtcaattttatatataaattgtaaaaaaatttctaaaaatcgatttatataaaaattatatcctATTTTATAGTCATCGGTtcctatattatatatattggaataatttcacttataattctttatgtttcatcatttttttattttttttgaacaaaataacaTGTGCTATTATTAATACTGCAAACACCAtaggcttacaacttgaaagtaAGGGACAGGACCCCCCAactctctaagccagaaggatctgacttagtAAAACATCTGTCTAAGCAGAAATACAAACTTTACAAGGACACTTGAGCCTCTTTAACAATAATGCTCATTCTCTAAAGAAAGATGGCAGATCTAGCGCTTAACCAACAAATAGTCCcataaaatttgaaccaaaaCAAGCAGGCTAAGActgaagaaacaaaagaaaaacgcAAAAAACATAGAGGcaacaaacacccaaaacaAACTGCCGGCAGTGGGGGAGGAGCCGAGATGCCGGACGGTGGCACGTGAAAGACACGCGCCGTCACCGGGGCCACCCAGAAGGAGATCCGACGCCATAAAACCCGATGCTGCAAAGCACGGCCAGAAAAATGCGTAGCGTGGCCCTCATGCGCACCACAGAGCAGAGAGCTTCTAGGCACGTGGGCGCCACACATCGACCATCGACCACCAACAACCGACAAGACCGGAGCTTGCGGCGCCAGGGGCAGAAGAAGCCAGGGAATGAGGCTGGGGGGCGTGTGGTAGTCAGAAATCGGCGGAGAAGCATAGATTTGGCgtccaaaa
Protein-coding regions in this window:
- the LOC133860105 gene encoding uncharacterized protein LOC133860105 isoform X2, which produces MQDNACFHCRQPGHWVRDCPLKTPPAHMKSQPFAAINATAGRPSSFSGGPDPPLIRCLCGRGNCLVRTSKTDKNPGRKFYTCPITGSQCGFFKWCDQVTNGETSMSPPPSRVFPLCSCGAGVCQRITVKDGPDAGRSCFVCPIKKGFGACPFLQWEDLLEKSKHDMSAKSTLRSHQLVNDSSNLSIEHPERMEFESVEMENHQHSSTYMVVPGLCEREQEPLTERGQHDETSTECLDLQEPLTERGKHEETECLDPSHVKVSWNLQDLVMLEAELRNPIMKKAFLISCQTSLVGMHHWQTRFRRQTTASGDTSTGDCTSQIAGVLILGWWGRLTFPPSRCLSVPLPKPFFCCVFPSFDSIFIPEDKDVYSNEYFTELPHSTSLTEFDKPSPQISGWDAEALSDVSREWSNAKSPPPIVEGSIKANSNMLDQIELHLRNLLLTSLESMDPLKHESMAVAVGSTFKVLDCLSVNYTHFHERVREFIACASSLADIEQSVDEEHSWQELIERCNNEKVRYDDISSIHAETVTAFIASNQRLKSLRKRTSSLKDWLVRVENQLSSCEAETKELEARVGEIYWDMLDSQKSLQALSREAEEAMKLRQRREQERKAAKAALEIARIKLRQ
- the LOC133860105 gene encoding uncharacterized protein LOC133860105 isoform X1, with product MQDNACFHCRQPGHWVRDCPLKTPPAHMKSQPFAAINATAGRPSSFSGGPDPPLIRCLCGRGNCLVRTSKTDKNPGRKFYTCPITVGSQCGFFKWCDQVTNGETSMSPPPSRVFPLCSCGAGVCQRITVKDGPDAGRSCFVCPIKKGFGACPFLQWEDLLEKSKHDMSAKSTLRSHQLVNDSSNLSIEHPERMEFESVEMENHQHSSTYMVVPGLCEREQEPLTERGQHDETSTECLDLQEPLTERGKHEETECLDPSHVKVSWNLQDLVMLEAELRNPIMKKAFLISCQTSLVGMHHWQTRFRRQTTASGDTSTGDCTSQIAGVLILGWWGRLTFPPSRCLSVPLPKPFFCCVFPSFDSIFIPEDKDVYSNEYFTELPHSTSLTEFDKPSPQISGWDAEALSDVSREWSNAKSPPPIVEGSIKANSNMLDQIELHLRNLLLTSLESMDPLKHESMAVAVGSTFKVLDCLSVNYTHFHERVREFIACASSLADIEQSVDEEHSWQELIERCNNEKVRYDDISSIHAETVTAFIASNQRLKSLRKRTSSLKDWLVRVENQLSSCEAETKELEARVGEIYWDMLDSQKSLQALSREAEEAMKLRQRREQERKAAKAALEIARIKLRQ